The Brassica oleracea var. oleracea cultivar TO1000 chromosome C6, BOL, whole genome shotgun sequence genomic interval TGTAAGGGGATAGTAGAGTCGGCATCGTTGTATGGTCCGATAAAAAATCCTCACTAAATTAATTGAGTCTTTTCTCTGTTTCTATCAATTGGTATAGATAGGAGTCTTGGATCCAAACAACGGCTGTGGTGAAAGATTGGAGGTCAAAGAGTGCTCTTTGGAAGCTTTGTGGCGGTGAAGATGATATACAGACGGTGGTTTGATGCAGAGAACTGCCGACGGTGGAAGACTCCGGTTTGCATGCTTCATTTGCGCCACGTTTCTTGACCTTTTTATTTTGTGCTTACACGTATAAAATATTTTTGCTCATGTGTTTGTACTCCTCTGCCTTCGGGCTTATGAAATGCAAAAATCGATAAAAAAATACATTTTTAATTGTTTTTTTTAATAAACAAATCTAATATTATAATTCTGATAAATTTATATATTATTTTTAATTTAAAATTTTCAAAATAAAAATTAGCTATTTTAGTTATTATTTTTTTTTAACTATTTTTATGACAAAAATTTAAAATATATTATTAGAGTAAATTGCCTTTAACCAGCTTAGAAAGTGGAAACGAAAACAATTAATATCTCCGGCAGAGGCGTGAAGAGTTTTCGTAAGTCGTAGTCCATGATTCTTTCAATTCTACATGGCACGCAATTTACTCTATCCAGATATAAAACGCATGCCGTTTAATGAATCAATCTACTTAGGCCTGGACGTTCGGATATCCGTTGGCATTCGGGTAGGGTTTTTCGGATTTTCAAATTTTTGGGTTTACGCTTCTAGGTTTCATACTAAAATTTTATTAGTACGGGTCGGGTTCGGATAATAACACTTCGGGTTCGGTTCAAAATTGTATTGCATCATAAAACCCATAAAGTAATCATATATCGTACGGGTTCGAGTTATATCGGTTCGGTTCGGATATAACCAAAGTGAAAAATAATTTTTTTGAAGTAAAACATAAATAAAAACATCTAAATTAAATAAAAATTAATCTATCACATATAAAATTGATAAAATAACAATAAAATGTTAAATCAAACATGAAAACAAACATCATTTGTAAACAATATGTATTGCCTTATAGAGAGTAAACTTTTTATTTCGATGAGCAAATTATAAAATACTTATTTATAACTAATTGTGTACTTAAAACAATATTTATTATTATATATAATATTACCACAAATATTGAATTTGATAATTGGAATACTTATATATATTTCAAAATATTTATATTGACTATTAATTTTGAATTTTTTGGATTACCAGTTCGGGTTCAGATATATTTTGTACCACCCTACAAGATCCGTTCGGGTATTTTTACGTTTCGGGTCGGATAACGGATTTGGTTTTTCTGTTCGGATTTCGGGTTCCGGATTTTATGCCCAGGCCTAAATCTACCCATTTCCTCTCCGCTCTGGGATTGATTCTTCTCTCACTAACCAAAGAAAAGATGCAAACTCTCGAATAAATCGCAGGAAACGGAATCCTATCCGAGTAGAAGAAAGAAAAAATGTCATCAGGTAGCAATTCGGGAAGCTGTTCAACTCGATCCAGAAACAACTCTCGGGTTACTTCACAAGTCCTCGCTGATGCAAAGCTCCACGGGAGTTTCGAGGAATCGGAGCGTTTATTCGACTACTCAGCTTCAATTAACGTGAACATGCCGACCTCCTCCTCCTACGACATCCCTTCTTCTTCAGACGTCTCATCTTACTTACAGAAGATTCAGAGAGGGATGTTGATTCAGCCCTTTGGTTGCTTAATCGTCGTTGACGACAAAACCCTCAAAGTGATTGCCTTCAGTGAGAACACGCAAGAGATGTTGGGTTTGACTCCACATACTGTGCCTAGCATCACAGAGCAACGTGAAGCGCTGAGTATCGGAACTGATGTGCAATCTCTGTTTCAGTCTCAAGGCTCTTCTGCTTTACAGAAAGCTGCTGACTTTGGTGAGATTAGTATTCTGAATCCTATCACGCTTCACTGCAGGACTTCAGGCAAGCCTTTTTATGCCATTCTCCATCGAATTGAACAAGGTCTCGTTATCGATTTGGAGCCAGTCAGTCCTGATGAGGTCCCAGTCACTGCTGCTGGTGCGTTGAAGTCATACAAGCTCGCTGCTAAATCCATTTCGAGGTTGCAGGCATTGCCTAGTGGGAATATGTCGTTGCTCTGTGACGCTTTGGTCAAGGAAGTTAGTGAGTTAACCGGTTATGATAGGGTGATGGTTTATAAGTTCCATGAAGATGGGCATGGGGAAGTGATTGCTGAGTGCTGTAAGGCAGACTTGGAACCTTATCTTGGGTTGCATTACTCGGCTACCGATATACCACAAGCCTCTAGATTTCTCTTTATGAGAAACAAGGTTAGGATGATTTGTGATTGTTCGGCTGCTCCAGTTAAAGTAGTCCAGGACAAGAGTCTCTCACAGCCGGTTACTCTCTCTGGATCTACTCTGAGAGCTCCTCATGGCTGTCACGCGCAGTATATGAGTAATATGGGCTCAGTGGCATCCCTTGTTATGTCCGTAACGATCAATGGTAGTGATAGTGATGAGATGAACAGAGATTTGCAGACAGGCAGAACATTATGGGGCTTAGTGGTTTGCCATCACGCAAGTCCTAGGGTCGTCCCGTTTCCTCTGAGATATGCCTGTGAATTCTTGACTCAGGTGTTTGGCGTGCAGATCAACAAGGAAGCGGAATCAGCTCTTCTGTTGAAAGAGAAGCGTATTTTGCAAACTCAGAGTGTGCTATGTGACATGCTTTTCCGCAATGCACCTATAGGTATAGTCACTCAGTCTCCAAATATAATGGATCTTGTTAAATGTGATGGAGCAGCTCTTTATTACAGAGATAAGCTCTGGGCGTTAGGGGTTACTCCTACAGAGACACAAATTAGAGATATAATCGATTGGGTTCTTAAAAGTCAAGGAGGAGGAAACAGTGGCTTTACCACTGAAAGTCTAATGGAGTCTGGCTATCCGGATGCTTCCGTCCTCGGGGAGTCAATCTGTGGAATGGCTGCCGTACATATTACCCAAAAGGTTTTCCTTTTCTGGTTCCGCTCTGGCACTGCAAAACAGATCAAGTGGGGTGGTGCAAGACATGATCCTGATGACAGAGATGGTAAAAGGATGCATCCTAGATCCTCGTTCAAGGCTTTTATGGAAATAGTCCGGTGGAAAAGTATGCCCTGGGATGACATGGAAATGGATGCTATCAATTCTCTGCAGCTGATCATAAAAGGCTCATTGCAAGAGGAGCATCCAGAGACTGTTGTGGATGTGCCGCCGTTTGTGGATAATAGAGTCCAGAAGGTGGATGAAATGTGCGTTATTGTGAACGAAATGGTGCGGTTGATTGACACAGCTGTTGTTCCGATCTTTGCGGCTGATGCCTCTGGTGTTATAAACGGTTGGAATTCAAAAGCGGCTGAGGTGACTGGGTTGGCTGTTGAACAAGCGATAGGCAAACCTGTATCAGATATCGTTGAAGATGATTCCGCAATAACCGTTAAGAACATGTTAGCATTGGCTCTCCAAGGTCAGTATTTGGAAGCAAATGTCGTTTGTGTTTTTTCCGGTTCCCTTTTATATTTAGTTTTCACAGATATTCATTCATAATACATAATAGGTAGCGAAGAACGTGGCGCCGAGATCAGGATCAGAGCATTTGGTCCTAAAAGGAAAAGCAGTCCTATTGAATTAGTCGTCAACACTTGCTGTAGCAGAGATACAACGAATAATGTTCATGGTGTGTGCTTCATTGGACAAGATGTTACAGGCCAGAAGACGCTTATTGAGAAGTATAGCCGCGTGCAAGGAGATTACGCCAGAATCATGTGGAGCCCTTCAACACTAATCCCACCAATTTTTATGACCACTGAGAATGGGTTATGCTCAGAGTGGAACGACGCGATGCAGAAGCTCTCTGGTATAAGGAGAGAAGAAGCTGTGAATAAAATGCTTCTTGGAGAGGTTTTCACCTCAAATGATTCATGCTGTCGACTTCAAGACCATGACACGTTGACTAAACTCAGAATAGCTTTAAATGCTGTGAGTTCTGGCCAGGATAACATGGAGAAGCTTTTATTTGGCTTCTACCATCGTGATGGTAGATTCATCGAGGCCTTGCTTTCTGCAAACAAAAGAACTGATATGGAAGGAAAAGTTACAGGGGTTTTATGCTTTGTGCAAGTACCTAGTCCAGAACTCCAATACGTTCTACAGGTTCAGCGAATATCAGAGCAGGCAATGGCCTGCGCTGTGAACAAAATGGCATATCTCCGCCAACAAGTGGAGAATCCAGAAAAAGCAATATCCTTCCTTCAAGATTTTCTACATTCATCTGGATTAAATGAAGAACAAAAGCAGCTCTTGAGTACAAGCGTGTCATGCAGGGAGCAGTTAGCCAAAGTCATAAGCGACTCAGACATAGAGGGAATCGAGGATGGGTACTACTGTAACCTGGATTCTTGTTTTTTTTTCCTGGTTGGATTGGATTGGTTACTATTTCTTGAATCTTCTGTTCTAATCCTGTTGCTTTTTGTTTGTTTGTTTGTTGATGTCTTTAAATCAGGTATGTGCAGCTGGGTTGC includes:
- the LOC106300333 gene encoding phytochrome C, translating into MSSGSNSGSCSTRSRNNSRVTSQVLADAKLHGSFEESERLFDYSASINVNMPTSSSYDIPSSSDVSSYLQKIQRGMLIQPFGCLIVVDDKTLKVIAFSENTQEMLGLTPHTVPSITEQREALSIGTDVQSLFQSQGSSALQKAADFGEISILNPITLHCRTSGKPFYAILHRIEQGLVIDLEPVSPDEVPVTAAGALKSYKLAAKSISRLQALPSGNMSLLCDALVKEVSELTGYDRVMVYKFHEDGHGEVIAECCKADLEPYLGLHYSATDIPQASRFLFMRNKVRMICDCSAAPVKVVQDKSLSQPVTLSGSTLRAPHGCHAQYMSNMGSVASLVMSVTINGSDSDEMNRDLQTGRTLWGLVVCHHASPRVVPFPLRYACEFLTQVFGVQINKEAESALLLKEKRILQTQSVLCDMLFRNAPIGIVTQSPNIMDLVKCDGAALYYRDKLWALGVTPTETQIRDIIDWVLKSQGGGNSGFTTESLMESGYPDASVLGESICGMAAVHITQKVFLFWFRSGTAKQIKWGGARHDPDDRDGKRMHPRSSFKAFMEIVRWKSMPWDDMEMDAINSLQLIIKGSLQEEHPETVVDVPPFVDNRVQKVDEMCVIVNEMVRLIDTAVVPIFAADASGVINGWNSKAAEVTGLAVEQAIGKPVSDIVEDDSAITVKNMLALALQGSEERGAEIRIRAFGPKRKSSPIELVVNTCCSRDTTNNVHGVCFIGQDVTGQKTLIEKYSRVQGDYARIMWSPSTLIPPIFMTTENGLCSEWNDAMQKLSGIRREEAVNKMLLGEVFTSNDSCCRLQDHDTLTKLRIALNAVSSGQDNMEKLLFGFYHRDGRFIEALLSANKRTDMEGKVTGVLCFVQVPSPELQYVLQVQRISEQAMACAVNKMAYLRQQVENPEKAISFLQDFLHSSGLNEEQKQLLSTSVSCREQLAKVISDSDIEGIEDGYVQLGCSEFSLEESLEAVVKQVMELSIERKVQIICDYPQEVSLMRLYGDSLRLQQILSETLSSCIRFTPALKGLCVSFKVMSRIEAIGKRMKRVELEFRIIHPAPGLPDDLVREMFQPLRKDTSREGLGLHITQKMVKLMEGGTLRYLRESEMSAFVILAEFPLI